A window of Armatimonadia bacterium contains these coding sequences:
- a CDS encoding beta-galactosidase — MRKTAFLVLLLIPGFLGAVDAAPAVEWTFDRSTDVQTTSRLDPGRVSRGAVSGWTQWDPYVYLTLPKTPVDVSELTWMTVRLYSSAPADVLDIYYKTDDGRWCLGGCFPIQQGWATYRVDLARCRWRETTTGDDSRQWGGVNKRLVSLRLDPGNEQSRLVIIDYVKLSGAEPGFEHGVAAEPLGKATVKSVQVPRTVEAGGSLKITAELEATVPEGLTNGTEYIRLRRGDTFLRVHEQPLSLKSGTVTLSAEFPLSAYWSPGPIAVEFGAYELAFADASEGQVTVEYQNAKLSKADFPLVRLEPVAGDPCLKINGKPTAPFLCVFPRTLNPDLHKEVADQGIHLYSDWFGASVTADLGHLKPDTYDYTEYDQYFATILEAEPDAYFLPHIGLAAPMWWQKAHPEELARFSDGTAGPPSFASELWRKEMGDDLRKLLTHLRRAPYAERITGIIFYSGYTAEWQMWGTWKENKDDYSAPALRAFRAFLRQRYQTDEALRKSWKDPQVTLETAVMPDMATRRPAGSQVLRDPLTERQAMDFYEFISHLDAEAIQHFARITRGATAGRVLVGTYYAYLSAHGVNQQDSGHLAAREVYDSPDIDFLMSPPNYAFRGPGETSTFMSATDSFRRRGKLWLDESDHRTYLSDPSAGFSRATNLHDTLGVFWREFSECLCKRAAGSFFDMTGGWFSDPQILSNLGQAKAAMQDSLATRRPFAAEVGLFVDPDSFYWMRPSPAQPGLVQSPLVHQPQAGAPFDYCLLDDLSQKWLPDYKLYVFLNAFRLTTAQQQAITAKLKRNHATALFLYAPGYFGDEADPAASMAALLGMKVTSDAAEGTTQALLESGSPLARGLDAKQPIGREIKLSPVFWVDDPSVTVHARLAANGKPALVSKEGDGWTCYYSSVIDLPPAVMRNLARQAGVHLWADSDDALYADGNYVSLHAATDGAKTIYLPASASLRRVVTGQKVTVEGKAVTVDLKRAETVLLELDEAAR; from the coding sequence ATGCGCAAGACGGCGTTCCTGGTTCTCCTGCTGATCCCTGGTTTTCTCGGTGCGGTCGACGCAGCACCGGCAGTCGAATGGACCTTCGACCGCTCGACGGACGTGCAGACCACCTCGCGACTGGATCCGGGACGGGTGAGCCGTGGCGCAGTGTCCGGCTGGACCCAGTGGGACCCGTATGTGTACCTCACCCTGCCCAAGACGCCCGTCGATGTGAGCGAGCTTACCTGGATGACCGTCCGGCTGTACTCCTCAGCGCCGGCCGATGTGCTGGACATCTACTACAAGACCGATGACGGGCGCTGGTGCCTGGGCGGCTGCTTCCCGATCCAGCAGGGCTGGGCGACCTACCGAGTGGACCTCGCCCGCTGCCGCTGGCGCGAGACCACTACCGGCGACGACTCACGGCAGTGGGGTGGAGTGAACAAGCGTCTGGTCTCGCTGCGTCTCGACCCCGGCAACGAGCAGAGTCGCCTGGTGATCATCGACTACGTGAAGCTCTCCGGCGCCGAACCAGGCTTCGAGCACGGGGTCGCTGCGGAGCCGCTGGGCAAGGCAACAGTGAAGTCGGTGCAGGTGCCCAGGACCGTCGAGGCCGGCGGCAGCCTGAAGATCACCGCGGAGCTGGAGGCGACCGTTCCTGAGGGGCTCACCAACGGCACCGAGTATATCCGACTGCGACGTGGCGACACCTTCCTGCGGGTTCATGAACAGCCGCTGTCGCTGAAGTCGGGCACTGTGACGCTATCGGCGGAGTTCCCACTCTCAGCCTACTGGAGCCCCGGTCCGATCGCGGTGGAGTTCGGGGCATACGAGCTGGCCTTCGCTGATGCCTCGGAGGGTCAGGTGACCGTGGAATACCAGAACGCGAAGCTCAGCAAGGCCGACTTCCCGCTGGTGCGTCTGGAGCCCGTTGCGGGCGACCCATGCCTGAAGATCAACGGCAAGCCGACGGCACCCTTCCTGTGCGTGTTCCCGCGCACCCTGAACCCCGACTTGCACAAGGAAGTGGCCGACCAGGGCATCCACCTGTACAGCGACTGGTTCGGCGCTTCGGTCACCGCAGACCTGGGGCACCTGAAGCCCGACACCTATGACTACACGGAGTACGATCAGTACTTCGCCACGATCCTCGAGGCCGAGCCAGACGCCTACTTCCTGCCGCACATCGGTCTTGCCGCGCCGATGTGGTGGCAGAAGGCGCATCCGGAGGAGTTGGCGCGATTCTCCGACGGCACCGCCGGGCCACCCTCCTTTGCGTCGGAGCTGTGGCGCAAGGAGATGGGCGACGACCTGCGCAAGCTTCTGACGCACCTGCGGCGGGCACCCTACGCGGAGCGGATCACGGGCATCATCTTCTACAGCGGCTACACCGCCGAGTGGCAGATGTGGGGCACCTGGAAGGAGAACAAGGACGACTACAGCGCTCCCGCTCTGCGAGCCTTCCGGGCCTTCCTGCGACAGCGCTACCAGACTGACGAGGCCCTGCGGAAGTCCTGGAAGGACCCGCAGGTGACTCTGGAGACGGCGGTCATGCCAGACATGGCAACGCGGCGTCCTGCGGGCTCGCAGGTTCTGCGCGATCCGCTGACCGAGCGTCAGGCGATGGACTTCTACGAGTTCATCAGCCACCTCGACGCGGAAGCGATCCAGCATTTCGCCCGCATCACCCGCGGGGCAACCGCCGGCCGGGTTCTGGTTGGCACTTACTACGCCTATCTGAGCGCGCACGGCGTCAACCAACAAGATAGCGGGCACCTGGCAGCCCGCGAGGTCTACGACTCGCCGGACATCGACTTCCTGATGAGCCCGCCGAACTACGCCTTCCGTGGGCCGGGCGAGACGAGCACCTTCATGTCGGCGACGGACTCCTTCCGGAGGCGCGGGAAGCTGTGGCTGGATGAGTCCGACCACCGGACGTACCTGAGCGATCCGAGCGCCGGGTTCAGTCGGGCAACCAACCTGCACGACACTCTGGGTGTGTTCTGGCGCGAGTTCTCCGAGTGCCTCTGCAAGCGGGCCGCCGGGAGCTTCTTTGACATGACCGGTGGCTGGTTCTCCGACCCGCAGATTCTCAGCAACCTGGGCCAGGCGAAGGCCGCCATGCAGGACAGTCTCGCGACTCGCAGGCCCTTCGCGGCCGAGGTTGGGCTGTTCGTCGATCCCGACAGCTTCTACTGGATGCGTCCGAGCCCGGCTCAGCCGGGACTGGTGCAGAGTCCGCTGGTGCATCAGCCGCAGGCCGGTGCACCCTTCGACTACTGCCTGCTTGACGACCTCAGCCAAAAGTGGCTGCCGGACTACAAGCTCTACGTGTTCCTGAACGCCTTCCGCCTGACCACGGCGCAGCAGCAGGCGATCACGGCGAAGCTCAAGCGCAACCATGCGACCGCGCTGTTCCTGTATGCGCCGGGGTACTTCGGGGACGAGGCCGATCCGGCTGCCTCGATGGCCGCACTGCTAGGGATGAAGGTGACCAGCGACGCGGCTGAGGGCACTACCCAGGCCTTGCTCGAGTCGGGATCGCCGCTGGCACGGGGCCTTGACGCAAAGCAGCCCATAGGACGCGAGATTAAGCTGTCGCCGGTGTTCTGGGTGGATGACCCTTCGGTGACTGTGCATGCGCGACTGGCTGCCAACGGCAAGCCGGCGCTCGTGAGCAAGGAAGGCGACGGCTGGACCTGCTACTACTCGAGTGTGATCGACCTGCCGCCGGCGGTGATGCGGAATCTGGCCCGGCAGGCCGGCGTTCACCTGTGGGCCGACAGTGACGACGCGCTCTACGCGGACGGCAACTACGTCTCTCTGCACGCTGCGACCGACGGCGCCAAGACGATCTACCTGCCGGCGTCGGCCTCCCTGCGCCGAGTCGTGACAGGGCAGAAGGTCACGGTCGAGGGCAAAGCGGTGACCGTAGACCTCAAGCGCGCCGAGACGGTCCTGCTGGAGCTGGACGAGGCTGCTCGGTAG
- a CDS encoding SBBP repeat-containing protein has translation MRTCPRLSVLGITTLLAAMLLVSCLAPGGCDASRFRLVYCTYLGGPAWEQAREIIPYPDGSVLIGAQVNSDGLPVSEGAAQPHYAGDDPNLGPGGVYGGDCYLAHLSADGSEVLAGTYFGGSRQERNTYGMGLDRQGNIVITTTTRSTDIHTTPGCFQPKYAGGENEIVVAKITPDCKKVLWCTYLGGSAGESPRGGLGIDAEDNVYIVGTTNSANYPTTPGVVGGKLKGPRDSLISKLSPDGSQLLMSTLLGGTGEDDAIMGIRLDKAGNLYVAGHTRSADFPVTPGAPQPKLGGQSDCYLAKLSPAGDRILYATYLGGSGNEFAEHRPWLSEDGTFLLAGSWGSADFTGTVPGRRLAGRTDGFLTKLSSDGTRFVFSLLLGGAGTDNLLMPTPDRDGNIWVVGSTASRDLPVTADAFQKSFGGGQEDAVLAAFSAEGTRLVYCSYLGGTGDEMIRSLAFGPDGALYLVGNTTSPNFPATPGALQTRFGGGPSDAFVMKLVPTGTE, from the coding sequence ATGCGGACCTGCCCTCGCCTGAGTGTGCTCGGCATCACGACGCTTCTGGCTGCGATGCTGCTGGTGTCATGTCTCGCTCCGGGAGGCTGCGACGCCTCTCGATTCCGCCTCGTCTACTGCACCTATCTGGGCGGCCCCGCCTGGGAGCAGGCCCGGGAGATCATCCCCTACCCCGACGGCTCAGTTCTGATTGGCGCGCAGGTGAACTCGGATGGACTGCCGGTGAGCGAGGGCGCGGCACAGCCCCACTACGCCGGCGATGACCCCAACCTCGGCCCCGGCGGCGTGTATGGCGGTGACTGCTATCTGGCACACCTCAGCGCCGACGGGAGCGAGGTTCTCGCAGGCACCTACTTCGGCGGCTCGCGACAGGAACGCAACACCTACGGGATGGGGCTGGACCGCCAGGGCAACATCGTCATCACCACCACCACGCGCTCCACGGACATCCACACCACTCCGGGCTGCTTCCAACCGAAGTATGCCGGGGGCGAGAACGAGATCGTCGTCGCCAAGATCACGCCGGACTGCAAGAAAGTCCTCTGGTGCACCTACTTGGGCGGCTCCGCCGGTGAGTCGCCCCGCGGTGGCCTGGGGATCGATGCAGAGGATAACGTCTATATCGTTGGCACCACCAACTCCGCGAACTACCCGACTACGCCCGGTGTGGTCGGAGGCAAGCTCAAGGGCCCGCGCGACTCCCTCATCTCCAAGCTCAGCCCGGACGGCTCGCAACTCTTGATGAGTACGCTTCTGGGCGGCACGGGCGAGGACGACGCGATCATGGGGATACGCCTCGACAAGGCCGGCAACCTGTACGTCGCGGGCCACACGCGGTCAGCGGACTTCCCGGTCACGCCAGGCGCGCCCCAGCCGAAACTCGGTGGGCAGTCCGACTGCTATCTGGCGAAGCTCAGCCCTGCAGGCGACCGCATCCTCTACGCGACCTACCTGGGCGGCAGCGGCAACGAGTTCGCCGAGCACCGGCCCTGGCTCTCTGAGGACGGGACCTTCCTGCTGGCAGGTTCGTGGGGCTCGGCAGACTTCACGGGGACAGTTCCGGGAAGGCGTCTCGCAGGCCGAACCGACGGCTTCCTGACGAAGCTCTCCAGTGACGGCACGCGCTTTGTCTTCTCGCTGCTGCTGGGCGGCGCCGGCACGGACAACCTGCTCATGCCGACGCCCGATCGTGACGGCAACATCTGGGTGGTCGGCAGCACCGCCTCTCGCGACCTGCCCGTGACCGCGGACGCCTTCCAGAAGTCCTTCGGCGGCGGGCAGGAGGATGCTGTCCTGGCGGCCTTCAGTGCGGAGGGCACGCGGCTTGTCTACTGCAGCTACCTGGGAGGGACCGGCGACGAGATGATCCGGAGCCTCGCTTTCGGTCCCGATGGAGCGCTGTACCTGGTCGGGAACACGACCTCGCCGAACTTCCCAGCGACTCCCGGCGCCCTGCAGACCCGCTTTGGCGGCGGCCCTTCCGACGCTTTCGTCATGAAGCTCGTGCCGACAGGCACCGAGTAG
- a CDS encoding AAC(3) family N-acetyltransferase, whose translation MRPEPGDKSLQVTADDVAAGLRSVGVSRGDLVMFHSSLSSMGHVCGGPNTVIEGFLQAVGPEGTVAVPTLWWNGTQDLADWDCATSPSYPGIITEVFRQRPDSLRSNNPTHSVSAIGPRAAELTADHGKWGLRPCMYGDTAFAEASPWERLYQWNAHYCFLGVDFTVNTMGHYCQCRLIEWALNQAPADRRAELDAGISRWDDAREYYRQVGEGLTPTVIFRWPSFSFQAMGEHLAELGLVRFGKIGSATLRAIRSQDMVDTILATLRAEPEKWLKEPFLSWWHEALGR comes from the coding sequence ATGAGACCTGAACCCGGGGACAAGTCGCTGCAGGTCACGGCCGACGACGTAGCGGCGGGTCTGCGCAGCGTTGGCGTCAGTCGCGGCGACCTGGTGATGTTCCACAGCTCTCTGAGCAGCATGGGCCACGTCTGCGGTGGGCCGAACACGGTGATCGAGGGCTTCCTGCAAGCGGTCGGCCCTGAAGGCACGGTGGCGGTGCCGACCCTGTGGTGGAACGGCACGCAGGACCTCGCCGACTGGGACTGCGCGACCTCGCCGTCCTACCCGGGCATCATCACCGAGGTCTTCCGCCAGCGACCGGATAGCCTGCGCAGCAACAATCCGACACACTCCGTCTCGGCGATTGGACCCCGAGCAGCGGAGCTGACGGCCGACCACGGCAAGTGGGGTCTGAGGCCCTGCATGTATGGCGATACGGCCTTCGCAGAGGCCAGTCCCTGGGAGCGGCTGTACCAGTGGAACGCGCACTACTGCTTCCTTGGGGTGGACTTCACCGTCAACACAATGGGGCATTACTGTCAGTGCCGCCTGATCGAATGGGCCCTGAATCAGGCACCCGCTGACCGACGCGCTGAGCTGGACGCAGGCATCTCACGCTGGGACGACGCCCGAGAGTACTACCGCCAGGTAGGGGAAGGCCTCACACCCACCGTGATCTTCCGGTGGCCGAGCTTCAGCTTCCAGGCGATGGGGGAGCATCTGGCCGAACTGGGCTTGGTGCGGTTCGGCAAGATCGGCTCGGCGACGCTTCGCGCCATCCGCTCACAGGACATGGTGGACACGATCCTCGCCACCCTCAGGGCAGAGCCCGAGAAGTGGCTGAAGGAGCCCTTCCTGTCCTGGTGGCACGAGGCGCTGGGGAGATAG